Below is a genomic region from Cellulomonas sp. P24.
TGGTGTCGGCGTCACTTCCTACCGAGGGACATTGATGCGCAAGCTGACCATGCTCGCTCCCCTGGCCGTCGCGGCCGTCGCGCTGTCCGCGTGCAGCTCCACCGCGGCCGGAACGACGGGCTCCACGTCCTCACCGCAGGCGGCGTCCACCGCTGCCGCCGCGGACTGCGGGACGACGGTCCCCGAGATCGCTGCTGCCGCGAAGAAGGAAGGCTCGGTCGACCTGATCGCGCTTCCCGACACCTGGGCGAACTACGCCGGGATCCTCGACTCGTTCCGCAAGAAGTACGGCATCAAGGCCACCGTCGCGAACCCGGACGCGTCGTCCGCGGACGAGATCACCGCGATCAAGACCCTGCGCGGCCAGCCCGGCATGCCGGAGGTCGTCGACGTCGGCGCCTCGTTCACCCAGCAGATGATCGACGACGGCTACGCGCAGGCGTACAAGCCGACGACGTGGAACGAGATCCCGGACAACCTCAAGGACCCCGCAGGTCACTGGGTCGCCGCGTACTACGGCGTGATGTCGATCGGCGTCAACACCACCCTGGTCAAGGACGTCCCCAAGACCTTCGCCGACCTCAAGAAGCCCGAGTACAAGGGTCAGATCGCCCTCAACGGCGACCCGCGTGAGGCCGGCGCGGCCTTCGCCGCGGTCATGGCGGCCTCGCTCGCCAACGGCGGCAGCTTCGACAACATCCTCCCGGGCATCCAGTACTTCTCCGACCTGAAGAAGTCCGGCAACCTCGAGATGGTCAAGGTCACCAAGGCCACGCTGCTCTCCGGCGAGGTCCCGATCGCGCTCGACTGGACGTACAACTTCCCGGCGCTCAAGCCGCTGATGAAGAACGCCGGCTTCGACCTCCAGGTCAACGTCCCGCAGGACGGCGTCTACGGCGGGTACTACGCGCAGTCGGTCGTCACGAAGGCTGCGCACCCGTGCGCCGCTGAGCTCTTCCTCGAGCACCTGGTGGGCGACGACGGTGCCCTCGGCTACCTGCAGGGCGGGGCCATCCCGGCCCGCTACGCCACGCTGGTCAAGGAGGGCAAGGTCGACGCGACGCTCGCCGCGAGCCTCCCGGACGCGAAGACGATCGCCAAGATCGCGTTCCCGACGCAGAAGCAGCTCGACGCCGCGAAGGCCACGCTGGCCGCCCAGTGGGGCCCGATGGTCGCGGACAAGTGACCGGCACGGACCTGGCAGCCGACCCGACGACCCGCGCCACGAGCGCGGGCGTCGGGGCGGCCGCCGCCCGTCCGGGCACCGTCGTGGTGAACGACACCACCGGCGGGACCGACGGCCTCATGGGGTGGCTCGGGCGCCTGACCGGCGGCCGGAAGCCCAACGCCGCGACGCTCGCGATGATCCCGTTCCTGGTGTTCGTCGGGATCTTCCTCGTGTGGCCGATGGCCGCGGTGATCGTCAAGACCTTCACGCCCGGCGGCCGGTTCGGGGTGGGCACGCTGATCCGGGCGATCTCCGGCCCGTACCAGTCGGCCTTCGAGAACTCGCTCATGCTCGCGGGCGCCTCGGCCGTCATCGGCGGGGCGCTCGGCCTCGCGCTGGCCATGGCACTGCGCGGGCTCGACCGCCCGCGGTGGTTGCGGCCCACGATCGACGCCTGGAGCTCGGTCGCCTCCCAGCTCGGCGGCGTGCCGCTCGCGTTCGCGTTCGTCGCGGCGCTCGGGACCCAGGGTGTGCTGACCAAGGCGCTCGCGGCCGTCGGCATCGACGTCGCGGGCTCGGGCTTCTCGCTCTCGACGCTCGCAGGCATGACGTTCGTGTACCTGTACTTCGAGATCCCGCTGATGTTCCTCGTCGTCGTCCCGGCCGTCTCCGGCCTGCGGACCACGTGGCGCGAGGCCGCGGAGCTCATGGGCGCGAGCCCGCTGCGGTACTGGCTCACGGTCGGCGGACCGATCCTCGCGCCGTCCGTGCTGGGCGGGATG
It encodes:
- a CDS encoding ABC transporter substrate-binding protein; its protein translation is MRKLTMLAPLAVAAVALSACSSTAAGTTGSTSSPQAASTAAAADCGTTVPEIAAAAKKEGSVDLIALPDTWANYAGILDSFRKKYGIKATVANPDASSADEITAIKTLRGQPGMPEVVDVGASFTQQMIDDGYAQAYKPTTWNEIPDNLKDPAGHWVAAYYGVMSIGVNTTLVKDVPKTFADLKKPEYKGQIALNGDPREAGAAFAAVMAASLANGGSFDNILPGIQYFSDLKKSGNLEMVKVTKATLLSGEVPIALDWTYNFPALKPLMKNAGFDLQVNVPQDGVYGGYYAQSVVTKAAHPCAAELFLEHLVGDDGALGYLQGGAIPARYATLVKEGKVDATLAASLPDAKTIAKIAFPTQKQLDAAKATLAAQWGPMVADK
- a CDS encoding ABC transporter permease subunit, coding for MTGTDLAADPTTRATSAGVGAAAARPGTVVVNDTTGGTDGLMGWLGRLTGGRKPNAATLAMIPFLVFVGIFLVWPMAAVIVKTFTPGGRFGVGTLIRAISGPYQSAFENSLMLAGASAVIGGALGLALAMALRGLDRPRWLRPTIDAWSSVASQLGGVPLAFAFVAALGTQGVLTKALAAVGIDVAGSGFSLSTLAGMTFVYLYFEIPLMFLVVVPAVSGLRTTWREAAELMGASPLRYWLTVGGPILAPSVLGGMLLLFINAFSAYATAYVLNSSGQLVPLAIRFVLQGNVITGEQDLGYALVTWTVALLVAGLVLMNVLQRRAARWSRA